TCTCCGAAATCCGCCTCAACAACGCCCGTTTGCTGCAGGAATCCGTAGGCGGACAAAAAGGCATGATCGAAAAAACCGGCAAATCCCAGTCGCAGATCAGCGCCATCATGGGAGAAAACCCCAGCCGCAACATCGGCAACAAGCTGGCCAAACTGCTGGAAGACACCTTTGCCCTGCCAGATGGCTGGATGGACCACTGGCACGACACCATCGACGGTGACGCCCAGCCCTCCATCTACATTCGAGAAGCCGAACAATCCCCCTTCGGCAACAATCGCCCGGTCTATGTGCCCATCCCCGTGCTCGACGTACACCTCGCAGCCGGCTTTGGCACAGTAGTGGATAGAGAAGAAGTGACCCAATGGACTGAAATACCCCACGAATTTATCGCCAGTGACGGCCTGAGCGCCCTCAGCCTGGCGGCCGTGCACATCAGCGGCGACTCGATGACGCCCCGCCTGCAGAACGGCGACCGCGTGCTGATCGACACCGCCGACAAACAGATCAAAGACGGCAAGGTCTACGCCATCGCCGTAGAAGACGAACTGAGGGTAAAGCGGCTGTTCAAGAAGATTGGCGGCGGCATCCTGATCAGCTCAGATAACAAAGCCGATCCGGCCTACCGGGATGAGCTGATCACCCCCCAGGATGAGCATCACCTGAGAGTGATTGGGCGAGTGGTGAGGATTATTAGTGGGGCTTTGTGAGTCAGCGAAGATATCCAGTTGCACAGTTAAAAAAGGGATAGGTGTGTCTTACCACCTCTCAAACCTTGATGTTTAAAGGCTTCAACTGCATAACCAACTTCAAAGTGTATGGATGTACACTTAATGGATGTTTTATTTTGTTTGCGGTAGACTCCCAGTTGAATAATATCTGATCGATATTATTACTTCACAGCATCGGTGCTAGTAGCCTGATGCTGTTTGATTTTAATGCAGGAGAAGAAAATGTTAGCTTACGCCCCAACACCAGAAGCAGAAGAGCACACTCATGCTCCTTCAGCGTCTGCTCAGGCGAAGCAAGACGCTGTAGCAGTTGTAGATAACGGCACACCTGAAGTTGAGCATAAGCCGTTTGATAAGAAGCAACTTCTCGTTCATATGCGCAAGAATCGGAAGGTGCGTCCTGTGCCAAACGAGCCCAAACACTACTGCAGTATTGGTTGACCTGAACGCACAAGTCGCTTTATTTCGCTCCTTCTATTCACTTAACTTCCCTGATACCCTCACCTTCAATTTCTTGTTCAAAAGCAACAGGTGTTGAAGGTGACGGCAACACAAAGTCAAGCTAGGCAAACATACGAAGACGCACGCAGTCACTATCAAGCACAGCGTGACGATGCTTACCGATATGTAGAGTCTGACTACCTTAGAGATCTAGACCTACCCAGCTCAGTAGATTCCAGGCTGATTAAGCTTGCCCCTATAAACCGTCAAACTTTAGCCCTGGTGCCACCAAGTAGCCCTACTGGATTCATCGGCCTTAATTGGCAAAAGAAGGCAGGTTCATACCTGCGCCATCCACGGCGTTTTGAGCTATCAATCTGGTATGGCGACAAGCTGCAAGGCGTCTCATTTGGGCGCGCCTCAAAGGGTAACCAACGCGTTCGGATTGACATGGTAGAAAGGACCGACAGCACACTTAAAGGCTTTATTTACCCCATAACGCTCGAGTGCGCCCTCGCATACGCCATTAACATCGACCGTCGAACAGTGGTAGTCAAAGACCCAGTACCTGCACTCGTCTCATACTACATGGAAGAGTATCCAGATTATGTGACCCACCATCCTCGTGGCCAAACAAAGCTAAGAAGCGAGCATATATCGTTTGACGTTTATCGCTTGTTAGACGACATCCACATAGCAACAACAGCCACCGCTAGTGGATCTAACGATCAAACTTAAACCCCAAACACCTCACGATGCTTGCAACAGCATTGTGGTAGTAGGCAGCACTCTCATCAGGGGATGTGAATATGAGAGAAGAACAAGCCCGCCAGTTGGCTGACGCCCTGCGTAAGCAGAGCGAAGAGCTGCGCAAAGACCAGAACAAAGCAAAAAAACTGCTTCAGGATGCAGGAATCCTTGATCAGGATGGCAATATGACTCCCTTCTACAGAGAAGGTGCACAGTATCCAAAACATGCATAAGAGGATGGCATGTACGTATCACACCCCACATTGGTGTTGGGCTTACACGGATGTGACGAAGAAGTCGGACGAGCCCTGGTAAATGGAACAATACCCTTAAAAGAAAGTACAAATGACCACGACTGGCTTGGCCCCGGCATGTACTTTTGGGAAAACAACCTCCAGCGCGCCAAAGACTGGGCCAGCAAAGGTAATCCCAGCAGCTCAATCAAAACGCCTTTTGTAGTAGGCGCCGTTATTGACCTTGGTGAATGTTTCGACCTGCTGAACCAAGCCTATATTGATATGCTGGCTGATAACTACCAGCTTTATATCGACACACTGCAATCAACGGGCTTCCCCGTCCCAACTAATCATTTGGGCCCTGACAGGCTAGTCCGCCGCCTTGATTGTGGCCTGTTTAACTTCCTGTGGAATCGCCTTCGTGACCCCAGCCTGCCCCGTGAGCTCATTACAGAGTTTGATTCAGTGCGGGCCGCCTTCATTGAAGGTGACGAACTGTATCCTACTGCCGGGTTCCGCAAACAGAACCATATTCAGATTGCTATCAGAAACCCTAATTGTATTAAAGGCTATTTCATTCCCAGAGACAGAGATACATCATTCAAGCGAGTCTAAGGGAAAGTAATTAGCCCAGTAAAATCTGGGCTAATTGAAGCGTGCTTAGTATGAACTTTAAAAAACAAAAAAATTGCTTATATCAATACTTCATCTGCTAGTCTGGTTTACAGTCGACTATTTTGTACTCTTCCCCTGACTTATATAAAACCTTGTTAGAGTCCTGACCTAGGAATATTACAGATCGTTTAGTGCCACTAGAATCAATTAATAACGAATTTTGACAATGGTGATTACTATTCATATCAAAAGATTCCGCTGCTTTTATTAACCCTTTCTTTAAAAAACTGTCAGACCACACCAAAGGTAAAGTCAGCAATGCCAAAATACTAACCAGAAGGGAAACATTGAAAAAAACATTATAATGATTAAATTCTTTCATGCCATTCTTCGATAGAAATTTTAGAACACTTGCAACTGCCGAAATAGGAAATGTAATAAAAGATAAACAATTAAGTACTTTCAGAATATTTATAAAAATCCCTAAACCTATAGCAAAGGGAAAATAACTTGGGCTGACACCATAAACTTCATTTAGAGTTGATTGAGAGACTGCACTCGCCCAATAAACCAAGCATATAGACAAGAATGATATAAGAACCTTGGAAGACGAATAACTGACTAACGTCTTCACTAAAGCAATATCCTCTAGAAAAAGCATCATCGACCACAGCATCAGTATTAACGACGCTCCAATCAAGTAAAGGTAAGCCTCACTGTCCGCAAAATAATACGCACAGACAAATATGGAACTGCCAAACATCCCTATCCATCCTGATGTCCTTAATTCTGAGTCCTTATTCAGCTCCAATCCATATTTTTTCATTAAATACGAGTAAATTAACTTAAAATCTATATTGACTAAATATTTTATTATTGCACCAACAAAAAACAAAACAGGTAACAATTGAAGAGCATGCAAAGGCGTGGGCAGCGGAAAAGTCAACCTGTGAAAAGGAATAAATATTAATGTAACCGAAACAAAAGCCAGAACAAAAGGCTTAATTAATTTCTGTAATTCTATTTCTTCTTTAGTTAGCGAATCCTGAGTTTTGCTATCTTTATCCAAAGTGAGCTCCTGCAATTTATTACTCAAAATACTTTTATATAGGGTCTGTAAATTGAACTGTGTAACTGCGTTTATGGGATGATGCGGGAACACCGCGAGGAGCAGTTACATGGCACTAACGCCAGAGATGTTGGATGAGCTGACTCAGGAATGTAAGACCCCGGAGGATGTCAGCAAGCTGTACGCCCAGATGCTGCAACACATGATCAATCGCAGCCTGCAAGCCGAGATGGACGACCACCTTGGCTACGACCGCCACGACAAAGCCGAGCCCGGTGCCAAGCGGGGCAATACCCGTAACGGCAAGAGCCGTAAAACGGTGCAGAGTGATGTCGGCGACTTGCTCATAGAGACTCCCCGCGACCGAGAAGGCCGCTTCGAGCCACAGCTGCTCAAGAAGCGGCAAGTTCGGCTGGCGGGGATGGAAGACAAGATCCTGACACTGTACGCCAAGGGCATGACCACGCGTGATATCGAGAGTGCGCTGGTGGACTTATACGGTGTGACGATTTCGCACACACTCATCGCCCAGGTTACTGATGCGGTTCTGGAGGAAGCCAAAGCGTGGCAGACGCGACCGCTGGAAGCGATTTACCCCATCGTCTGGCTGGATGGTCTGGTGGTCAAGGTACAGCACAACAAGCAGGTGGTGAACAAGTCAGCGCACGTTGTGCTTGGCGTCAATCTGCGCGGCGAGAAAGAAGTGCTGGGTCTGTGGCTGGCCGAAAGCGAAGGGGCGAAGTTCTGGTTGTCGGTGCTGACGGAGTTGCGTCATCGTGGCGTGCAGGATATTTACATCGCCAGTATGGACGGCCTGAAGGGGTTGCCGGAAGCGGTCAACGCGGTGTTTCCGAAAACGTTGACCCAGCTGTGTATTGTGCATCTGGTGCGCGCCAGCTTGCGTTATGTCAACACCAAAGACAGCAAGGTCGTTGTGGGTGCCCTGAAGCGAATTTACACATCGGCGACAGCGGACGAAGCCGTGCGCGAACTGGATGACTTTGAGAGCGATTGGGGTGAGAAATATCGGGCGGTGGTGCGGTTGTGGCGCGGTCACTGGGACAACATCATACCGTTCTTCCAGTTCCTGCCGGAGATCCGGAAAGTGATCTACACGACCAACGCCATCGAATCCCTGAACATGAGCCTGCGGAAACTGACACGTAATCGGCGCATTTTTCCGAACGACGATTCGGCACTCAAGTCACTCTTTCTGGCTATCCGCGAAGCATCGAAGAACTGGAAGGCTATTCATCACTGGAAACCGGCACTACAGAGTTTTCAGGTGATGTTTGGGGAGGAGCGCGTGCCGCTGGCCGCACTCTGAAAGGGAGCAGTTACACAGTTCGTTTGACAGACCCTTTATATATTTATAAGACTACCGTCCTCACCGCCACCGGCCTGCACTCTCCCGCCTTTGAGCCCACCACATCAGCGGCATCCAGAGCCAGACTATCCCACCCAGGATAAAACTGGGTTGCGGGTTGTCGGCCGTGGCGCGGTTCAGAAAAGGAAGCTCGGCGTCGTAGTCTATGGTGATGCGTTTGGTTTGTTTGGATTCTGTCCAGCGGTCAGGGTCGATGCGGCACCAGCCGCCATCCCACCAGAGCGTGGTGCATCCGTACTGCTGGCCGTCTGCGGCGAACACATAGCGGACGGTGTGATACTCGCTGTTGAGTCTCGGGATCGGCACGGTGTCCCAGCCCACCACCGTCGCCGTGGCGGTGCGCAGGTGGTGGTTGATGCGATAGTCGGTATACACGCCCAGCAGGCCCGGCGACATCAACAGCGTGCCGAGCACAAAGACCGCTACATACACCGACCAGTGCAACGGCAAGGCGTTATCGCGAAACCACCACTTTGCCAACTACACCCCCTCCTTCAGCGCCACACCCATGTCTGACTCGTCGAAATGCCACACCACCGAGCCGCCATCCTGATCGGCGTTGAGCACGGTGAGCTGGCCGTTATCGCCCTGCTGAATGTCGGCTTTGAAGGGATCGGCATGGGGTAACAGCGGGTAATTGGCAGCCACGTCGATATACGAGCGGCCATCGTGGCGCACCACGGTGAAGACCAGATTCATCCCCTCATAGCCTTCATGGCAGCCATAATCCCCGACCCATCGGGTCACGTAGATGTCTTTGATGTCTTGGTGTGCGCCGCTGGGCCGGTCGCTGGGGTTGGTCCAGAGCTTCAGGGTGCGGAAGCTATCTTTCACCGGGTCGCAGGCCACCATACTGACGTATTGTTGGGCCTGCTGGCCGATCTCGGCGGGTGTGGGGGCCGCAGCAGCGGCCAGGGAAACAGCGGAAAGCAGAAGTGAGGTGGTGATGGATTTGTACATGCTTCGGTCCTTGAGCTAGATACCTATACACCTAAAAGGTAGTTGTGATAACTTTGTTACCATTATATACATATTATTTACATGAATTTCCATTCGATTTTTAGGCATGAAAGAATATGAATTTAAAAAATATTATCGTGCACAATTTCATTAAATATAGCAGTAACGAAAAATCAAAACCGGGATATACTGAAACCTCCAGTATTGAAGATCGTAAGAAAGAGTTAGATGCAAGCAACGAATTCGTTATTAAGCTGGCATCCGATGTAATCAAGGCATACGCCAGTAAATCCACCACAAAAAATTATGGTACATTCCAACCAAACGTATCTACCTACAAGTACGTAGGATTATTAGAAGCATTCATAAATAGTTCTAACTCAAATTTTGTTGACTTCACATTCAAAACTGCTGAGCTTATTCAAGAGAAAGCCGATACTGAAAGATTCGCATCAGGCGGATATCTAGTATTCATTAGATATGAGGAAAACTATAAGGGCACAGATTGTGATTTTCTAGCCGTTGTTATGGTAAAAGATAAGGCTGGCTTGATGTTCAACGCAAACCTTGAGCCAGAAGAAAACATTAGCATTAATATTGATAAACTACATCAAGCCGTCAGAATAAACTTAACTCAATATCGATCAGGCAATAAAAATGACTCTCACCTCAGTTTCTTTAGTCGTGGAGACACTGAAACAAGCGGGTACTTTAGAAAAGCTCTTGATTGCTCTGACTATATACCATCATTATCATCGACCAATAATGTATATAAAGCCCAAAAGCTGTTTTGCACAGAAAGCGGGCTGGACAAAACCCAGCTAAAAGACATAAAAGATGACCTGTCCACCATGCTAAAAAATGCGTTATCTAGTCGCAATAAGAGCATTCTCTTATCTGACATAGTGGATATGATCAATAATAAAGTTAAAGCTATCACTGGCATTGAGGCAGATTTTGGAAAATTCATTTCAGAAAATAATTATGAGATCAGCAATGAATTCCAACCAAAAGAGTCTGCCATAAAGAGAAATACGAGAATAGATCACAAAGAAGATGACTGGAATATCAATTTTGAAGTCAATAGCGCCAAGTATGCCGACGATGACAAACGCAGTGCAAATATTGTTTATGACAAAAATTCAAATTCATTAACATTCAAAAACCTGCCACATAAATTCAAAAATGCTATCATTAGTGCGCTAGACGAAATCACTGAAGAACCTGAAGAAAATGACGACTAATACCAGTGGAAGGGATAGACTTGTAGAGATCTTTGCCCAACTCCACAGAGGTCAAGACTTTGAAAAAAGTGGAAATATGTTGATATTTTCACTATCTAATGTCGGTAGTGACATCAAGGAACTACTATTGGAGGCTGTGAATATCGACATTAGTTTCATTTATGAAATTAATGGTGAAGAGCACGGTGATATAGACTTCATAGAAGAAATTAATAACTGCCCTCAAGGTGGCGATTTAGAAATCACGCTTGATCCTGCAAGGTTTATCCATGAAATCGTAGACAGTGAGAGCTCATGGCTAGATAAAAACATCTCCGACATATCAGACAATAGATCACCAAGCGTTGCCTACTTATGTGAAGAGAAGCAGTTATATTTTTTTGGGAAGCGTGCAGAAACAAAAATAAACTCATTCATTGCGGTAGAGAAATATTTACGTTTCAACCGTACCCTGGAAACAATAGCACATCATAAAGACAGGCAAAACAGTGCTACTGCCTTTATCTTTCTGGAAGAAGGAAAACATGGCTACAATAAAACTTATATTTCAACAAAAATTAATGCAGATTCTCTCTTACAATTAGCATCTATAAATGAAGAGCTTCTCACCAACTTTGAAAGCATCATCAATCTTGCTGATGTGCACACAACAGAAAGAAGAATGATACTCACGCATGTTATTTCTGATCTCGCCAGCTTAAGCGAGGGAAGAAAGAGCAGTACATTTAACATGCTGATTAACATAAAAGAAATAATCGAAAAATACAAAAGCACCTATGAAATTTATATACGTAAATTCTCCCTAGCCAACCATATTGCAGCCATTGAAAAGAACAAACTTGAGCTAATGGCTAAAGCTAATGAAATACTTATTGGCCAACAAGAGAAGCTTATAGCAATCCCAGCTACAGCATTGATTCCAGCATTAGTAGATAATGGCTCAAGTATCATAAAAGTTCTGATGTCATTAGCAACGATGCTGTTGGCATCCGTCGTAGTTTATATAATGCTAAACATTCAAGCAGACTCAATTAGGTCATTAGAGAAGTCAGTGGGGACAGTATATAAGGATTTTATTGAGAGCGAAGATGAAAACATAAAAAGCAATGCAATGGCAGCAATTGAAGACCTCAAAATACATACTAAGAAGTCACAAGAGAAACTTGTATGGTTTAGGTTTCTACTACTCATTGCAATACTTTTTGGATTTTTCTTTAGCTGTTGGCAGATTGCAGAATCCAATTTATAAGAAAACCTTATTTGACAATTTCATTGACAGCCTTTGTAGCAGCAAAATAGACTAAAGGTATGACAATAGATAAGTACCCTGCTGATGCCCAGAACTTTATCGAGTGCCCTCTCTTGCTGGTCGCGGAAAGAAAATGGCAGTTTTTAAAAAAGTATATGATTACCGGCATCGCATTTAGTAAAGAAAGTGCACATGCCAGAATAAATAAGACTACTGCCACACCTGAGTTCCTTGGATCTTTTTCTGAAAAAAGACTTAAAGAAAAAATTGCTCCACACATTATATAATTTCTAATATGATCAAAGACCAACTTAACATAGTCAGTATGCTTTAACTTTGCGCTTTCTTCTTTATTATTTTCTTCTTTAGTATTATCCATTTCAAAATCCATTAGAAATTCAGTGTTTGCATAATATAGTAATTTTGACCCTAGTTTTAAAGCACCGGTTGACTCCCCCTCTCCACTCCCCCTACACTTCCCCACGCACCGGCAAAATCCGGTGCCAGGCTTGGCGGCCTGAAAGGTACAGACGAACAAATAAGCCGCGTTCGCGGTTTTTTTGTGCTTAATGCATGGCTACCCGTAATGGGCGGGCCGTGTGGGGCATCTTCGGATGCGCCGGTTCCTGTACCCGGTCCGCCAACCCGCACGGTTCCGCTCTCCACGTTTGGCGGCGAGGAAGCGGGCTAACTGATCTAAAGTACAGGTAGCTAGCTATGTCAAAGCATCTCACCTCTTTCAGCTTCGACTCACACGATATCCGTTCAACTCTATTAAACGACCAGCCTTGGTTCGTCGCGGTAGATGTTTGCTCTGCCCTTGATTTGGCAAATCCACGACAAGTAATTAGTCGTCTTGATGAAGATGAAAAGGGTGTCCTTAATGTGGACACCCTTGGTGGATCGCAGGAAGTTGCGTGTATAAACGAGTCTGGTCTTTATTCCCTGATCCTCACCAGCCGTAAACCCGAAGCGAAACGCTTTAAGAAATGGGTCACGGCAGAAGTCCTCCCCACTATTCGCAAAACCGGCCGCTACGAAGGCACCCCTGCCCGCACGCTGGTGCCTGTGACCCCCGTCACCGCCTTCCCCCCCGCCTCCGAGCTGGTGCGGAAAATCCACGGCTATTTCGCCATCACCAGCCTGTCACTGGCCGCCCTGCTCAACCTCGACCACAACACCCTTTGCGCGGTGATCGATCGGGTGCCCTGCTCTGACGCCTTCCGCCGCACCCAGATCAGCACACTGACCGACTATATCAACGGTACTGCCACCACCTTCCGCAGCCTGAGCCGCGATGCCGCCCTGCTGGTGATTGACCAGTGCAGCGGGCCTGCGCTGTACACCGTGCGCGAAGCAGTGGCCAAAGCCTTCGACAAAATCGCCGTGCCCTTCCCGCCCGACGTGCCCGGCAACCGTCGCCACACCGGCTCAACCCCACCTGGCACCGTCACCGTGCCGGTGCTCAGCCCGCAGCAGGCAGTTGCCGTGGCCGAGCCGCTGATTGCCCCACCCGTGAGCGAGGCCATCCACGCTGCCGCCGTGGTGCTGGCCAAACGCCATGAGCCGCTGTATCGCCACCGCTTATTACATGAAGCGCAGAAAGGCACCCTGCCGCGCCGGCAGTTCGACGAGTTGCCCGAGGTGATGGAGCGCCTCTGGCTGGAGCAGCAGCGCGAGCAGGTGGCGGGCATCCCCGTCAGCGATCTGCTGGCCTGCCACGAGCTGATCACCGAGTGGCTGACCTTTGCCCGCTTCGCCCAGCGC
This genomic interval from Pokkaliibacter sp. MBI-7 contains the following:
- a CDS encoding Bro-N domain-containing protein, whose protein sequence is MSKHLTSFSFDSHDIRSTLLNDQPWFVAVDVCSALDLANPRQVISRLDEDEKGVLNVDTLGGSQEVACINESGLYSLILTSRKPEAKRFKKWVTAEVLPTIRKTGRYEGTPARTLVPVTPVTAFPPASELVRKIHGYFAITSLSLAALLNLDHNTLCAVIDRVPCSDAFRRTQISTLTDYINGTATTFRSLSRDAALLVIDQCSGPALYTVREAVAKAFDKIAVPFPPDVPGNRRHTGSTPPGTVTVPVLSPQQAVAVAEPLIAPPVSEAIHAAAVVLAKRHEPLYRHRLLHEAQKGTLPRRQFDELPEVMERLWLEQQREQVAGIPVSDLLACHELITEWLTFARFAQRCTPYERTLAEASLTKWEQKAHTFGDDYLRRHGG
- a CDS encoding nucleoid-associated protein: MNLKNIIVHNFIKYSSNEKSKPGYTETSSIEDRKKELDASNEFVIKLASDVIKAYASKSTTKNYGTFQPNVSTYKYVGLLEAFINSSNSNFVDFTFKTAELIQEKADTERFASGGYLVFIRYEENYKGTDCDFLAVVMVKDKAGLMFNANLEPEENISINIDKLHQAVRINLTQYRSGNKNDSHLSFFSRGDTETSGYFRKALDCSDYIPSLSSTNNVYKAQKLFCTESGLDKTQLKDIKDDLSTMLKNALSSRNKSILLSDIVDMINNKVKAITGIEADFGKFISENNYEISNEFQPKESAIKRNTRIDHKEDDWNINFEVNSAKYADDDKRSANIVYDKNSNSLTFKNLPHKFKNAIISALDEITEEPEENDD
- a CDS encoding IS256 family transposase is translated as MALTPEMLDELTQECKTPEDVSKLYAQMLQHMINRSLQAEMDDHLGYDRHDKAEPGAKRGNTRNGKSRKTVQSDVGDLLIETPRDREGRFEPQLLKKRQVRLAGMEDKILTLYAKGMTTRDIESALVDLYGVTISHTLIAQVTDAVLEEAKAWQTRPLEAIYPIVWLDGLVVKVQHNKQVVNKSAHVVLGVNLRGEKEVLGLWLAESEGAKFWLSVLTELRHRGVQDIYIASMDGLKGLPEAVNAVFPKTLTQLCIVHLVRASLRYVNTKDSKVVVGALKRIYTSATADEAVRELDDFESDWGEKYRAVVRLWRGHWDNIIPFFQFLPEIRKVIYTTNAIESLNMSLRKLTRNRRIFPNDDSALKSLFLAIREASKNWKAIHHWKPALQSFQVMFGEERVPLAAL
- a CDS encoding S24 family peptidase, with amino-acid sequence MQRRTLSEIRLNNARLLQESVGGQKGMIEKTGKSQSQISAIMGENPSRNIGNKLAKLLEDTFALPDGWMDHWHDTIDGDAQPSIYIREAEQSPFGNNRPVYVPIPVLDVHLAAGFGTVVDREEVTQWTEIPHEFIASDGLSALSLAAVHISGDSMTPRLQNGDRVLIDTADKQIKDGKVYAIAVEDELRVKRLFKKIGGGILISSDNKADPAYRDELITPQDEHHLRVIGRVVRIISGAL